A genomic region of Ensifer adhaerens contains the following coding sequences:
- a CDS encoding cation-translocating P-type ATPase produces MSCCAPGTEMALETDRAGQGLPTAEELWLTSRSLGGGLRQTDLSVPGVHCGACITTLEAALKVLPEVDRARVNLSSRRVSIVWKEEVDGARTDPRELARTIRSRGYETHLFAPGEEDGDQTLKKLVRAVAVSGFASANIMLLSVSVWSGAEAATRDLFHWISALIAAPTLIYAGRFFYASAWNALKHGRTNMDVPIALAITLSFSISLYETITHGTHAWFDGTVMLLFFLLIGRTLDHMMRGRARSAISSLARLSPRGAMVLDAAGGREYRPVDEIKPGEKLAISAGERIPVDGRILTGASDLDRSIVNGESAPAPVKVGDTVEAGTLNLTGPLTIEATAAARDSLLAEIMGLMEAAEGGRARYRRIADRAAQYYSPAVHLLALLSFIGWMFVNGDFHHAMLVAVAVLIITCPCALGLAVPVVQVIAAGRLFQNGVMVKDGSAMERLAEIDTVLLDKTGTLTVGEPRLVNGQEIQPSVLATAAGLAVHSRHPLAMAIHDAATIAPVVNGEIREIPGAGIEAHTEAGVYRLGSRAFACGDAGEATGQSEVILSLDGRELGCFRFEDRLRPFARESIDELGRLGLSTGILSGDRAPVVAALARRIGIERFKAELTPRGKVDECAAAAEGGHRVLMVGDGINDAPALRAAHVSMAPATAADVGRQAADFVFLHQGLNAVPMAIDTSRRAGRLIRQNFALAIGYNVIAVPIAILGYATPLIAAVAMSTSSVIVVANALRLRAATGNVAEQAERQAPATRRPVGSAS; encoded by the coding sequence ATGAGCTGCTGTGCTCCAGGAACCGAAATGGCTCTGGAGACCGACAGGGCCGGGCAGGGGCTGCCGACAGCCGAAGAACTGTGGCTGACGAGCCGGTCGCTCGGCGGCGGCCTGCGCCAGACGGACCTCAGCGTCCCCGGGGTGCATTGCGGCGCCTGCATCACCACGCTGGAAGCCGCGCTGAAGGTGCTGCCGGAAGTCGACCGGGCACGCGTGAACCTTTCGTCGCGGCGGGTCTCGATCGTCTGGAAGGAAGAAGTCGATGGCGCCCGCACCGATCCGCGGGAACTCGCGCGGACCATTCGCTCGCGCGGTTACGAGACCCATCTCTTCGCGCCGGGCGAGGAAGACGGCGACCAGACGCTGAAGAAGCTGGTGCGTGCCGTTGCCGTCTCCGGCTTTGCCTCGGCCAACATCATGCTGCTTTCGGTCTCGGTCTGGTCGGGGGCGGAGGCTGCGACCCGCGATCTCTTCCACTGGATCTCGGCGCTGATTGCCGCGCCGACGCTGATCTATGCCGGGCGCTTCTTCTATGCGTCGGCCTGGAACGCGCTGAAGCACGGCCGCACCAACATGGACGTGCCGATTGCGCTCGCGATCACGCTTTCGTTCTCGATCTCGCTCTATGAGACAATCACCCACGGCACCCACGCCTGGTTCGACGGCACGGTGATGCTACTCTTCTTCCTTTTGATCGGCCGCACGCTTGACCATATGATGCGCGGTCGCGCCCGTTCGGCGATCAGCAGCCTGGCGAGACTTTCGCCGCGCGGCGCCATGGTGCTCGATGCGGCTGGCGGGCGGGAATATCGCCCCGTCGACGAGATCAAGCCGGGCGAAAAGCTGGCGATATCAGCCGGCGAGCGCATTCCGGTCGACGGCCGTATTCTCACGGGCGCCAGCGACCTCGATCGCTCGATCGTCAATGGCGAGAGTGCGCCGGCGCCGGTCAAGGTCGGCGACACCGTGGAAGCCGGCACGCTGAACCTCACCGGGCCGCTGACAATCGAGGCGACGGCCGCGGCGCGTGACTCGCTGCTGGCCGAGATCATGGGCCTGATGGAGGCCGCCGAAGGGGGCAGGGCGCGCTATCGCCGTATCGCTGACAGGGCGGCGCAATACTATTCGCCTGCGGTGCATCTGCTGGCGCTGTTGAGCTTCATCGGTTGGATGTTCGTCAATGGCGATTTTCACCATGCGATGCTGGTTGCGGTCGCGGTGCTGATCATCACCTGCCCCTGCGCGCTCGGGCTTGCGGTGCCCGTCGTGCAGGTCATCGCCGCTGGACGGCTCTTCCAGAACGGCGTCATGGTCAAGGACGGCTCGGCCATGGAGCGCCTTGCCGAGATCGATACGGTGCTGCTGGACAAGACGGGAACGCTGACGGTGGGCGAGCCACGGCTGGTCAACGGTCAGGAGATCCAGCCCTCCGTGCTGGCAACGGCGGCAGGCCTTGCCGTGCACTCGCGTCATCCGCTGGCGATGGCCATTCATGATGCGGCGACCATCGCGCCCGTCGTCAACGGCGAAATCCGCGAAATTCCCGGTGCCGGCATCGAGGCGCATACCGAAGCCGGTGTCTACCGGCTCGGTAGCCGTGCTTTTGCCTGCGGCGATGCCGGCGAGGCGACCGGTCAGTCTGAAGTGATCCTGTCGCTCGATGGCCGTGAACTTGGCTGCTTCCGCTTCGAGGACCGGTTGCGGCCCTTCGCTCGCGAAAGCATCGACGAACTCGGACGGCTGGGCCTGTCGACCGGCATCCTTTCCGGCGACCGTGCGCCTGTCGTGGCGGCGCTTGCCCGCCGGATCGGCATCGAACGCTTCAAGGCGGAACTGACGCCGCGCGGCAAAGTGGACGAATGCGCGGCTGCCGCTGAGGGCGGTCATCGCGTGCTGATGGTCGGCGACGGCATCAACGACGCTCCAGCGCTGCGTGCGGCCCATGTCTCGATGGCGCCGGCAACCGCTGCCGATGTCGGCCGGCAGGCGGCGGACTTCGTCTTCCTGCATCAGGGTCTCAATGCCGTGCCGATGGCGATCGATACGTCGAGGCGGGCCGGGCGGCTCATTCGCCAGAACTTCGCGCTGGCGATCGGCTATAACGTGATCGCCGTGCCGATCGCGATCCTCGGCTATGCGACACCGCTGATCGCGGCGGTCGCCATGTCGACCTCGTCGGTGATCGTCGTTGCCAATGCCTTGCGCCTACGCGCGGCAACCGGCAATGTCGCCGAGCAGGCGGAACGGCAGGCACCGGCCACCCGGCGGCCGGTCGGGAGTGCCTCATGA
- the ccoG gene encoding cytochrome c oxidase accessory protein CcoG: protein MSPHSAANPASVERHEAEPVNAAHVRKPLYEKRKKIFPKRAEGSFRRFKWLVMLVTLGIYYLTPWIRWDRGAHAPDQAVLVDLAARRFYFFFIEIWPQEFFFVAGLLVMAGFGLFLVTSAVGRAWCGYTCPQTVWVDLFLVVERYVEGDRNARMKLDAGPWTFDKVVKRVSKHSIWILIGIATGGAWIFYFADAPTLLKSFISLEAPTVAYMTVGILTATTYVFGGLMREQVCTYMCPWPRIQAAMLDENSLVVTYNDWRGEPRSRHQKKAVAAGEAVGDCVDCNACVVVCPMGIDIRDGQQLECITCALCIDACNSVMDKVGRERGLISYATLNDYAANMALATNGGTTTIDPSRVRDADGAFVDKVRHFNWKIVFRPRVLLYLGVWTLVGIGLLYALLSRDRLELNVLHDRNPQFVVESDGSVRNGYMVKLLNMIPEQRTITLAIDGMPSATMRIAGHAPGDGRTFAVGVDPDKVTAVKVFVTLPKDKLTEAADGFSLIVEDPSSHERDVYKANFNSPGAAK, encoded by the coding sequence ATGAGCCCTCATTCAGCCGCAAATCCTGCCTCTGTCGAACGCCACGAGGCCGAACCGGTCAATGCGGCGCATGTGCGCAAGCCGCTTTACGAAAAACGCAAGAAGATCTTCCCGAAGCGCGCCGAGGGCAGTTTCCGCCGGTTCAAGTGGCTGGTGATGCTGGTGACGCTTGGCATCTACTACCTGACGCCGTGGATCCGCTGGGATCGCGGCGCGCATGCGCCTGACCAGGCGGTGCTGGTCGATCTTGCCGCTCGTCGCTTCTATTTCTTCTTCATCGAAATCTGGCCGCAGGAATTCTTCTTCGTCGCCGGCCTTTTGGTGATGGCGGGCTTCGGCCTGTTCCTGGTCACATCGGCCGTCGGCCGCGCCTGGTGCGGCTACACCTGTCCGCAGACCGTATGGGTCGATCTCTTCCTGGTGGTCGAGCGCTATGTCGAGGGTGACCGCAACGCCCGCATGAAGCTCGATGCCGGTCCCTGGACGTTCGACAAGGTCGTCAAACGGGTGTCGAAGCATTCGATCTGGATCCTGATCGGCATTGCCACCGGCGGCGCCTGGATCTTCTACTTCGCCGATGCGCCGACGCTGCTCAAGAGCTTCATTTCGCTTGAGGCGCCGACCGTCGCCTACATGACCGTCGGCATCCTGACGGCCACCACCTATGTCTTCGGCGGACTGATGCGCGAGCAGGTCTGCACCTATATGTGCCCGTGGCCGCGCATCCAGGCGGCGATGCTCGACGAGAACTCGCTGGTCGTGACCTATAACGACTGGCGTGGGGAGCCGCGTTCGCGCCACCAGAAGAAGGCCGTTGCCGCCGGGGAGGCCGTGGGCGATTGCGTCGATTGCAACGCCTGCGTCGTCGTCTGTCCGATGGGTATCGACATCCGCGACGGCCAGCAGCTCGAATGCATTACCTGCGCGCTCTGCATCGATGCCTGCAACAGCGTCATGGACAAGGTCGGCCGCGAACGTGGGCTGATCTCCTATGCGACGCTGAACGATTATGCCGCCAACATGGCACTTGCCACCAATGGCGGCACGACCACGATCGACCCGAGCCGGGTACGCGACGCGGACGGCGCTTTCGTCGACAAGGTTCGCCACTTCAACTGGAAGATCGTCTTCCGGCCGCGTGTGCTTCTCTATCTTGGCGTCTGGACGCTCGTCGGCATCGGGCTGCTCTATGCGCTCCTGTCGCGCGATCGGCTGGAACTCAACGTGCTGCACGACCGCAACCCGCAATTCGTCGTCGAATCCGATGGCTCGGTGCGCAACGGCTACATGGTCAAGCTCTTGAACATGATCCCCGAACAACGCACCATCACGCTGGCGATCGACGGCATGCCCTCGGCGACCATGCGCATCGCCGGCCATGCGCCGGGCGACGGCCGCACCTTTGCAGTGGGCGTCGATCCGGACAAGGTAACGGCGGTCAAGGTTTTCGTGACGCTGCCGAAGGACAAGCTGACCGAAGCGGCTGACGGTTTCAGCCTCATCGTCGAGGATCCGTCGAGCCACGAGCGCGACGTCTACAAGGCCAACTTCAACAGCCCGGGAGCCGCAAAATGA
- the ccoS gene encoding cbb3-type cytochrome oxidase assembly protein CcoS, which produces MNTLIYLIPIALFLGGIGLVAFLWALKSGQYEDLEGASWRVLDDGDGKPEKK; this is translated from the coding sequence ATGAACACACTGATCTATCTCATTCCCATTGCGCTTTTTCTCGGCGGGATCGGTCTCGTTGCGTTCCTCTGGGCGCTGAAAAGCGGCCAGTACGAAGACCTCGAAGGGGCCTCCTGGCGCGTGCTCGACGATGGTGACGGCAAGCCTGAAAAGAAGTGA
- a CDS encoding FixH family protein: protein MTTKQAKAPRPFTGWHMLGVMVLFFGTIITVNLIMAWNASHSWSGLVVQNTYVASQQFNGKVKEAKAFAAIGLDGKLSVENEALRYTLTRQGKPELTADKVVAILKRPVEEHEDVTVEMAHQGEGVFVAAANLKRGQWIADITATRGDAVVYRQAIRFMVPGAGQ from the coding sequence ATGACCACCAAGCAGGCAAAAGCACCGCGGCCCTTCACCGGCTGGCACATGCTCGGCGTCATGGTGCTGTTCTTCGGCACGATCATCACCGTCAACCTGATCATGGCCTGGAATGCGAGCCATAGCTGGAGCGGGCTGGTGGTGCAAAACACCTATGTCGCCAGCCAGCAGTTCAACGGCAAGGTGAAGGAGGCGAAGGCCTTTGCCGCCATTGGCCTCGACGGCAAGCTCAGCGTCGAGAACGAGGCGCTGCGCTACACGCTGACACGCCAGGGCAAGCCGGAGCTGACGGCCGACAAGGTGGTCGCGATCCTCAAGCGGCCAGTCGAGGAGCATGAGGATGTGACGGTCGAGATGGCGCATCAGGGCGAGGGCGTCTTCGTTGCCGCTGCGAACCTGAAGCGTGGTCAGTGGATTGCCGATATCACCGCGACCAGGGGCGATGCGGTCGTCTACCGACAGGCGATCCGCTTCATGGTGCCGGGAGCCGGGCAATGA
- a CDS encoding alanine/glycine:cation symporter family protein, whose protein sequence is MDTIIGFLNTIFWGYVLIYGLLAVGIYFTLRLGFPQIVHFGEMFRVLSSGGSRDAAGISPFQALTVSLASRVGTGNLAGVAVALYLGGPGATFWMWMVALVGMATAYAESALAQLYKVRNENGQYRGGPAFYIARGLNAPWAATIFSVCLILSFGLVFNAVQANSIADAVQGAFGVPKIAVGIAVAIISGIVIFGGIRQIARVAEIVVPFMAIAYLLTAIYVLVTNAAIVPSVLWTIVSSAFGLQEAAGGVAGGVTAAMMNGVKRGLFSNEAGMGSAPNIAAVATPVPHHPASQGFVQSLGVFIDTILICTATSVMILLSGTLEPGSGVTGTQLTQAAMNVHIGWAGSYFIAIAIFFFAFTSIIGNYSYAENALTYLGGANRLGVLIMRCAVLVMVVWGASESITTVFDAADASMGLMATINLIAIVLLSGTIAKLTKDYFAQRRQGLDPVFHAADYPELQGQIDGEIWSREGTTGATRGVENKTWTAPSSP, encoded by the coding sequence ATGGACACGATCATCGGCTTTCTGAACACGATCTTTTGGGGCTATGTGCTGATCTACGGACTGCTCGCCGTCGGTATCTATTTCACCTTGCGCCTTGGTTTTCCGCAGATCGTGCATTTCGGCGAGATGTTCCGGGTCCTGAGCAGCGGCGGCTCGAGGGATGCGGCCGGTATCAGCCCGTTCCAGGCGCTGACCGTCAGCCTCGCCTCACGCGTCGGCACCGGCAACCTCGCAGGCGTCGCCGTGGCGCTCTATCTCGGTGGTCCCGGCGCCACCTTCTGGATGTGGATGGTGGCGCTGGTCGGCATGGCGACGGCCTATGCCGAAAGCGCGCTTGCGCAGCTCTACAAGGTGCGCAACGAGAATGGCCAGTATCGCGGCGGTCCCGCCTTCTACATCGCGCGCGGCCTCAACGCGCCCTGGGCGGCTACGATCTTCTCCGTCTGCCTGATTCTCTCCTTCGGCCTCGTCTTCAACGCCGTGCAGGCCAATTCCATCGCCGATGCCGTCCAGGGCGCCTTCGGCGTGCCGAAGATCGCCGTCGGCATCGCGGTCGCGATCATCTCCGGCATCGTCATCTTCGGAGGCATTCGTCAGATCGCCCGCGTCGCCGAAATCGTCGTGCCCTTCATGGCGATCGCCTATCTCTTGACGGCGATCTATGTGCTGGTCACCAATGCGGCGATCGTGCCGAGCGTGCTCTGGACGATCGTCTCCAGCGCATTCGGCCTGCAGGAAGCGGCAGGCGGCGTTGCCGGCGGGGTCACAGCAGCGATGATGAACGGTGTCAAGCGCGGCCTCTTCTCCAACGAAGCAGGCATGGGCTCTGCCCCGAACATCGCGGCTGTCGCCACGCCCGTGCCGCACCACCCGGCGTCGCAAGGCTTCGTGCAGTCGCTCGGCGTCTTCATCGACACCATCCTCATCTGCACTGCAACCTCGGTCATGATCCTGCTGTCGGGCACTTTGGAGCCGGGCTCAGGCGTCACGGGCACGCAGCTCACACAGGCCGCAATGAACGTGCATATCGGCTGGGCCGGCAGCTACTTCATCGCGATCGCGATCTTCTTTTTCGCCTTCACCTCGATCATCGGCAACTATTCCTATGCGGAGAATGCGCTCACCTATCTCGGCGGCGCCAACCGTCTGGGCGTCCTGATCATGCGCTGCGCCGTGCTCGTGATGGTGGTCTGGGGCGCCTCCGAGAGCATCACCACCGTCTTCGACGCCGCCGATGCCTCCATGGGCCTCATGGCGACGATCAACCTCATTGCCATCGTGCTCCTCTCCGGTACCATTGCCAAACTGACGAAGGATTATTTTGCCCAGCGTCGGCAAGGTCTTGATCCGGTGTTCCATGCGGCCGACTATCCGGAGCTGCAGGGACAGATCGACGGTGAGATCTGGTCGCGCGAAGGGACGACCGGCGCTACCCGGGGCGTGGAGAACAAGACATGGACGGCGCCTTCGAGCCCGTGA
- the gndA gene encoding NADP-dependent phosphogluconate dehydrogenase: MSQAEIGLIGLGVMGSNLALNIAEKGNKIAVFNRTVEATHKFYAEAGDLQGQIVPCDTIEEFVAAIRPPRPIIIMIKAGEPVDQQMKILEPYLAKGDIMIDAGNANFRDTMRRFETLKDSGLTFIGMGVSGGEEGARHGPSIMVGGKEESWKRVETVLTSIAAKYDNVPCVAWLGENGAGHFVKTIHNGIEYADMQMIAEIYGILRDGLKMSATEIGEVFGTWNKGRLNSYLIEITEKVLKAADPLTGKPIVDMILDKAGQKGTGKWSVIEAQNMGVPATGIEAAVAARSISSMKDERETAEKILGLPSVGEFKVADKAAFIKDLESALLAAKIGAYAQGFAVMSAASKEFNWNLPMPTIAKIWRAGCIIRSQFLDEITTAFTKAPDAANLIVTPAFAAMVKETDGALRRVVSSAVLGGLPVPALASALGYFDSYRRGRSTANVIQAQRDFFGAHGFDRVDGADSHHGPWGSGLNG, from the coding sequence GTGTCACAGGCGGAAATCGGCCTAATCGGTCTCGGCGTCATGGGCTCGAACCTGGCGCTCAACATCGCTGAAAAAGGCAACAAGATCGCGGTCTTCAACCGCACCGTCGAAGCGACGCACAAATTCTACGCGGAAGCCGGCGACCTCCAGGGCCAGATCGTGCCCTGCGACACCATTGAAGAATTCGTCGCCGCCATCCGCCCGCCGCGCCCGATCATCATCATGATCAAGGCCGGCGAGCCCGTTGACCAGCAGATGAAGATCCTCGAGCCATATCTCGCCAAGGGCGACATCATGATCGACGCCGGCAACGCCAACTTCCGCGACACGATGCGCCGCTTCGAGACGCTGAAGGATTCGGGCCTGACGTTCATCGGCATGGGTGTTTCCGGCGGTGAGGAGGGTGCGCGCCACGGCCCGTCGATCATGGTCGGCGGCAAGGAAGAATCCTGGAAGCGCGTCGAGACCGTTTTGACCTCGATTGCCGCCAAGTACGACAACGTACCTTGCGTTGCCTGGCTCGGCGAAAACGGCGCCGGCCACTTCGTCAAGACCATCCACAACGGCATCGAATATGCCGACATGCAGATGATCGCCGAAATCTACGGCATCCTGCGCGACGGCCTGAAGATGTCGGCGACCGAGATCGGCGAAGTCTTCGGCACCTGGAACAAGGGCCGCCTCAACTCCTACCTGATCGAGATCACCGAGAAGGTGCTGAAGGCCGCCGATCCCCTGACCGGCAAGCCGATCGTCGACATGATCCTCGACAAGGCCGGCCAGAAGGGCACCGGCAAGTGGTCGGTGATCGAGGCGCAGAACATGGGTGTGCCGGCAACCGGCATCGAGGCGGCGGTTGCGGCGCGCAGCATCTCCTCGATGAAGGACGAGCGCGAAACGGCCGAGAAGATCCTCGGGCTTCCCTCGGTCGGCGAGTTCAAGGTCGCCGACAAGGCAGCCTTCATCAAGGATCTCGAAAGCGCACTGCTTGCCGCCAAGATCGGCGCCTATGCACAAGGCTTCGCCGTGATGTCGGCGGCCTCCAAGGAGTTCAACTGGAACCTGCCGATGCCGACGATCGCCAAGATCTGGCGCGCCGGCTGCATCATCCGTTCGCAGTTCCTCGACGAAATCACCACCGCCTTCACCAAGGCGCCTGACGCTGCCAACCTGATCGTCACACCGGCCTTTGCCGCCATGGTCAAGGAAACTGACGGGGCACTGCGCCGCGTCGTCTCGTCAGCCGTTCTCGGCGGCCTGCCGGTTCCGGCACTGGCCTCGGCGCTTGGCTATTTCGACAGCTACCGCCGCGGCCGCAGCACGGCCAATGTCATCCAGGCCCAGCGCGACTTCTTCGGCGCCCACGGCTTCGACCGCGTCGACGGCGCCGACAGCCACCACGGCCCGTGGGGCAGCGGCCTTAACGGCTGA